From Gottschalkiaceae bacterium SANA:
AGCGATTCCCAAGCAGGCGATCTTTAGCCGCATTCAAGAATTAGGCGGAATTGAAAGCAAGGAAATGTTGGGAACCTTTAATATGGGCGTGGGCTTTGTGATCATCGTATCACCAGAGAATGAAAGAGCAGCTTTGAAACTTTTGGCTCATGCAGGGGAGGAAGCTTTCTTGCTGGGCGAGATTATTGCCGGAAATCAAGAGGTGAAACTATGAAGCAAAAGAAACGCATAGCTGTAATGATCTCGGGTAACGGAAGTAATTTGCAAGCCTTGATCGATCACCAAGACAGTCTCGATGGCGAGATTGTCTTGGTTTTGTCGAGCAATGAAGAGGCCAAGGGTCTTGAACGGGCACGGGCTGTTGGCATTGATGGAATCTGTATTGATTCTAATGCCTTTGCCGAGCGAAGTGTATACGAGCAGATGATGTTGAATACATTAGAGGCCTATCAGGTCGATTTGATTGTCTTGGCTGGGTACATGAGAATTCTTGGACCTACCTTTATTCAAACCTATGCCAATCGATTGGTGAATGTGCACCCGGCTCTTTTGCCCTCCTTTGGGGGACCAGGCTATTATGGGGAACGTGTGCATCAAGCGGTGTTGGATGCTGGTGTTAAAGTAACGGGCGCAACGGTACATTTTGTAACGGAAGAAACGGACGCAGGTCCGATTATCTTACAGGAGTGCGTACGGGTTCAGCAAAAGGATACAATAGCCCTTTTGCAAAAAAAAGTACTAGAGGTGGAACATCGCCTATTGGTGGCAGCCGTTCGGCTTTTTTGCCAGGATCGGTTGATTGTAAATCATAATTGTGTTGATATTGTGGGAATGGAGGAGTAGGAATGCCAAGAGCATTAGTAAGCGTTTTTGATAAGACAGGTGTACTGGATTTATGTAAGGGATTGGCAGAAGAGGGATGGGAGATTGTTTCTACTGGAGGAACTGCACGCCTCTTGAAAGAAGAAGGGATTGCCGTGCTTCCCATCGAAGAGGTAACGGGATTTCCTGAATGTTTGGATGGCCGTGTAAAGACTTTGCACCCGAGAATTCATGGGGGTATTTTAGCGGTTCGATCTTTGGACAGTCATATGAAACAATTGGAAGATCTCAGTGTTTCGCCTGTGGATATGGTTGTCAACAATTTATATCCTTTTCGTGAGACCTTAGAAAAGCCAGGTTCCACTCATGCGGAAATTATTGAGAATATTGATATTGGCGGCCCATCTATGATCCGTGCGGCAGCAAAAAATTATCAAGATGTTGCCATTTTGGTCGATCCTGCCGACTACAAGGAAGTACTTGAAGCTATTAAAGCGGAGGGAGCTACATCGTATGCCTTGAATGAACGTTTGGCGGCAAAAGCTTTTATGCATACGGCCCATTACGATGCCTTGATCGCCCAGTATTTCTTGGAAAAAACAGAGAATACAGAGCCGGAATTATTGACTCTGACTTTTGAACGACAACAATCCTTGCGATATGGAGAAAATCCGCATCAAAAAGCAAGTTTTTATAAGGAAGTTTTTGATACAAAGGGAAGTTTGGTGGAAGCGGACCAATTGCATGGCAAGGAATTGTCTTTTAATAATATCCATGATACCAACGGTGCCCTGGAAATTTTGAAGGAATATGGGAACGATCTACCGACAGTCGTTGCTGTCAAGCATGCTAATCCTTGTGGGATCGCACAGGCAGATTCTTTGTCTCAAGCATTCTTCAAGGCCAACGCGGCGGATCCTGTATCGATCTATGGTGGGATTTTAGCCATGAACCGAGAACTGGATTTGGCTACAGCAGAGCAGATTTCAAAGGTTTTCATCGAGGTGGTAGTAGCCCCAGCCTATACAGAAGAGGCGCTGGTCTGCTTGACACAAAAGAAGAATATTCGCCTGCTTCTAATGCCGACCATTACAGAGAAAAACCCTGGGAAGGATTACAAACGCGTTCTTGGCGGCTTGCTGATTCAGGATCGGGATGTGAAATTGATGGATGGAGAGCCTTCCGTTGCAACAAAGCGAACGCCAACTGAAAAGGAATGGAAAGATCTTGATTTTGCTTGGAGAGCCGTGAAGAATTCAAAATCCAATGGGATCTCTTTGGCCAAGGACGCTGTCTTGGTGGCTAATGGCCCTGGGCAGGTCTCTCGAATTTGGGCATTGGAGAATGCCATCAAACAGGCAAATGTGAGCCGGGAGGGCGCTTCAATGGCATCGGATGCATTTTTCCCGTTTGAGGATTGTGTGGAAGCTGCGCATGCCGCGGGCATTACTGCGATTATACAACCTGGCGGTTCTAAGAATGATCAAAGGAGCATCGATAAAGCCAATGAATATGGAATGACGATGGTCTTTACAGGCGTACGACATTTCCGTCATTAGGAGGGAGTCATAATGAAAGTATTGATATTGGGAAACGGCGGTCGAGAACACGCAATCGCATGGAAGATTGCGCAGAGCCCCCAGTGTAGCAGCCTGCTGGTTGCACCGGGCAACGCTGGAACCAAAGAGATTGCAGAAAATATTGACTTAAATCCTACGGATGTGGAAGCCGTTGTTGCCTATTGCCACAACAAGCAAGTGGACTTAGTTGTTGTGGGGCCGGAAGCACCATTGGTTATTGGTATTGTGGATCGCTTGGAGGCGGAAGGAATCAAAGCCTTTGGTCCAAAACAGGCGGCAGCGGAGTTGGAAGGCAGCAAGAGCTTTTCGAAACGGTTCATGGACCGCCATTTCATTCCAACGGCAGGATACTCGGAAGCGTCTTCTGCAGCCGAGGTGAAGGCGCACTTGGATGAAATGAGTTTGCCGGTAGTTTTGAAAGCAGATGGCCTTGCAGCTGGAAAAGGTGTTTATATTTGCTTTACTCAAACAGAGATTGAAGAAGCCTTGGATGATTTGTTTGTGAAGGAACGTTTTGGTGAGTCTGGAAAGCTGGTTGTGATCGAAGAGTTTATGGAGGGTACGGAAGCCTCTTTGCTTTGTTTCTGTGACGGCAAGCATTTGTTTCCGATGGAGAGCGCAAAGGATCATAAACGGATCTT
This genomic window contains:
- the purN gene encoding phosphoribosylglycinamide formyltransferase: MKQKKRIAVMISGNGSNLQALIDHQDSLDGEIVLVLSSNEEAKGLERARAVGIDGICIDSNAFAERSVYEQMMLNTLEAYQVDLIVLAGYMRILGPTFIQTYANRLVNVHPALLPSFGGPGYYGERVHQAVLDAGVKVTGATVHFVTEETDAGPIILQECVRVQQKDTIALLQKKVLEVEHRLLVAAVRLFCQDRLIVNHNCVDIVGMEE
- the purH gene encoding bifunctional phosphoribosylaminoimidazolecarboxamide formyltransferase/IMP cyclohydrolase — its product is MPRALVSVFDKTGVLDLCKGLAEEGWEIVSTGGTARLLKEEGIAVLPIEEVTGFPECLDGRVKTLHPRIHGGILAVRSLDSHMKQLEDLSVSPVDMVVNNLYPFRETLEKPGSTHAEIIENIDIGGPSMIRAAAKNYQDVAILVDPADYKEVLEAIKAEGATSYALNERLAAKAFMHTAHYDALIAQYFLEKTENTEPELLTLTFERQQSLRYGENPHQKASFYKEVFDTKGSLVEADQLHGKELSFNNIHDTNGALEILKEYGNDLPTVVAVKHANPCGIAQADSLSQAFFKANAADPVSIYGGILAMNRELDLATAEQISKVFIEVVVAPAYTEEALVCLTQKKNIRLLLMPTITEKNPGKDYKRVLGGLLIQDRDVKLMDGEPSVATKRTPTEKEWKDLDFAWRAVKNSKSNGISLAKDAVLVANGPGQVSRIWALENAIKQANVSREGASMASDAFFPFEDCVEAAHAAGITAIIQPGGSKNDQRSIDKANEYGMTMVFTGVRHFRH
- the purD gene encoding phosphoribosylamine--glycine ligase produces the protein MKVLILGNGGREHAIAWKIAQSPQCSSLLVAPGNAGTKEIAENIDLNPTDVEAVVAYCHNKQVDLVVVGPEAPLVIGIVDRLEAEGIKAFGPKQAAAELEGSKSFSKRFMDRHFIPTAGYSEASSAAEVKAHLDEMSLPVVLKADGLAAGKGVYICFTQTEIEEALDDLFVKERFGESGKLVVIEEFMEGTEASLLCFCDGKHLFPMESAKDHKRIFDNDQGPNTGGMGCVSPNPEVTPAWMEQIEREILVPIELGFAAEPWDFKGILFIGLMLTSDGPKVLEFNVRLGDPETQSVLPRLKSDLLDLIVKTLDGNLHKSDFVWDPAVCVSVVAASKGYPLTSTKGCIIEGLEACSELVFHAGTKAEDGKLFTNGGRVLAVSALGNTLDKAYEKAYRAMDTIKFEGKQIRRDIGK